From the genome of Mastomys coucha isolate ucsf_1 unplaced genomic scaffold, UCSF_Mcou_1 pScaffold6, whole genome shotgun sequence, one region includes:
- the Ptrhd1 gene encoding putative peptidyl-tRNA hydrolase PTRHD1, which translates to MHRGVRPVSLMIRKMASSGVEPQILVQYLVLRKDLSQAPFSWPTGALVAQACHAATAALHLHRDHPHTAAYLRELGRMRKVVLEAADETTLKELAETLQQKSIDHMLWLEQPENIATCIALRPYPKEEVSQYLKKFRLFK; encoded by the exons ATGCACCGCGGAGTACGTCCGGTCAGTCTGATGATCAGGAAGATGGCAAGCTCTGGGGTGGAGCCACAGATCCTTGTACAGTACTTAGTATTACGAAAGGATCTATCGCAGGCTCCTTTTTCCTGGCCCACCGGCGCATTAGTAGCGCAGGCTTGTCACGCCGCCACAGCAGCCTTGCACCTTCATCGAGACCATCCCCACACAGCAGCTTATCTCCGGGAGCTGGGGCGCATGCGCAAAGTGGTTCTCGAG GCTGCTGATGAGACCACCTTGAAGGAGCTGGCTGAGACCCTGCAGCAGAAGAGCATTGACCACATGCTGTGGCTCGAGCAGCCAGAGAATATTGCCACATGCATTGCCCTGAGGCCGTACCCCAAGGAAGAAGTGAGCCAGTATTTGAAGAAGTTCAGATTGTTCAAGTGA